A window of the Cucurbita pepo subsp. pepo cultivar mu-cu-16 chromosome LG01, ASM280686v2, whole genome shotgun sequence genome harbors these coding sequences:
- the LOC111811564 gene encoding ultraviolet-B receptor UVR8, with protein sequence MDINDVFGMTQNSSLPRKSAIYVWGYNQSGQTGRKGKDHQLRVPRQLRPDLFGCPVEANCRWLDIDCGREHTAAVASDGSLFTWGANDFGQLGDGTEEKSKEPKKVKQLQTEFVKSVSCGAHCTAAIAEPRENDGTISTSRLWIWGQNQGSNLPRLFWGAFTPNTIIRQVSCGAVHVVALSDDGQMQAWGYNEYGQLGRGVTSEGLQGARIISAYAKFLDEAPELVKITKVSCGEYHSAAISENGEVYTWGLGSMGQLGHCSPQSVDKELIPRRVVALDGIWIKDIACGGVHTCAITQKGSLYAWGGGQVGQLGLGPQTGFFSCVVGDSEKFLRNLPVLVVPNGVLHVACGHSHTLVSMKDGRIHGWGYNSYGQAANEKSTYAWYPSPIDWCVGEVRKLAAGGGHSAVLTDACSLKELCEFRLADTVNLQNASEIEDVASRTGSDALARLCGRLKESLLDGHCEYEEGETSHGKK encoded by the exons ATGGATATTAACGATGTGTTTGGGATGACCCAGAATAGTAGCCTGCCAAGAAAGAGTGCAATTTATGTTTGGGGTTATAATCAATCGGGCCAGACGGGTCGAAAGGGGAAGGATCATCAATTAAGGGTTCCTAGGCAGCTCCGTCCTGATCTTTTTGGATGCCCAGTGGAAGCTAATTGTCGATGGCTGGATATTGATTGTGGTCGTGAACATACGGCTGCTGTGGCTTCTGATGGGTCACTTTTTACCTGGG GTGCAAATGATTTTGGTCAACTGGGAGATGGAACTGAGGAAAAGAGCAAAGAGCCAAAGAAAGTGAAGCAATTGCAGACGGAGTTTGTGAAATCTGTTTCCTGTGGAGCACATTGTACTGCTGCTATTGCAGAACCTCGCGAGAATGATGGCACGATTTCAACTAGTAGACTCTGGATTTGGGGACAAAATCAG GGATCCAATTTGCCACGCTTATTTTGGGGAGCCTTCACACCAAACACG ATTATTCGTCAAGTGTCCTGTGGGGCAGTTCATGTAGTGGCATTATCGGACGATGGGCAAATGCAAGCATGGG GCTACAATGAGTATGGTCAGCTAGGCAGGGGTGTTACGTCCGAAGGTCTACAAGGAGCTCGCATTATAAGTGCTTATGCAAAGTTCCTTGATGAGGCCCCTGAGCTTGTAAAGATTACTAAAGTGTCGTGTGGGGAGTACCATTCTGCAGCTATATCTGAAAACGGCGAGGT CTATACATGGGGACTAGGAAGTATGGGTCAACTTGGTCACTGTTCCCCTCAGTCTGTGGACAAAGAGTTGATACCTCGGAGAGTTGTTGCTCTTGATGGAATATGGATAAAGGATATCGCATGTGGCGGAGTCCACACATGTGCCATTACTCAAAAAGGCTCTTTATATGCATGGGGTGGCGGTCAAGTTGGACAATTAGGTCTCGGGCCCCAGACTGGGTTTTTTTCATGTGTCGTGGGTGACTCAGAGAAGTTTCTTCGAAATCTACCTGTATTAGTTGTCCCAAATGGTGTTCTACATGTTGCTTGTGGACATTCACATACTCTTGTTTCAATGAAGGATGGAAGGATCCATGGGTGGGGTTACAATAGCTATGGTCAGGCAGCTAATGAGAAATCTACATATGCTTGGTATCCATCTCCTATTGATTG GTGTGTGGGAGAAGTGCGAAAACTAGCAGCTGGTGGTGGACATTCAGCTGTCTTAACAGATGCTTGTTCCTTGAAGGAGCTGTGTGAGTTCAGGCTTGCTGATACTGTTAACTTGCAGAATGCTTCCGAAATAGAAGATGTTGCATCCAGGACGGGATCGGATGCTTTAGCACGCCTTTGTGGACGACTTAA GGAGTCTCTACTCGATGGCCATTGTGAATACGAAGAAGGCGAAACCAGCCatggaaagaaatga
- the LOC111804902 gene encoding probable tRNA (guanine(26)-N(2))-dimethyltransferase 2 yields MATDLSEFTIIKEGEAEILMHAKNEVFFNKTQVNNRDLSIAVLRAFISKHKQEHEAKISRRAKSAQKISENNGSEIVMDEASNESATNDEKCNTDCDAHEKLSNECGSPMLPEEQKENVEGKERRDAKPIRVLEALSASGLRALRYAREVEGIGQVVALDNDKASVEACRRNIKFNGSVACAKVESHLTDARVYMLTHPNEFDMVDLDPYGSPSIFLDSAVQSVVDGGMLMCTATDMAVLCGGNGEVCYSKYGSYPLRGKYCHEMALRILLACIESHANRYKRYIVPVLSVQMDFYVRVFVRVYTSASAMKNTPLKLSYVYQCTGCDSFHLQQIGRSVSKNNSVRYLPGFGPSVPQECSDCGKKFNMGGPIWSAPIHDQEWVTSMLADVRSMKDTYPAYDRISAVLTTISEELMDVPLFLSLHNLCATLKCTSPSAVNFRSAVINAGYRISGTHVNPLGLKSDAPMSVIWDIMRCWVKNHPVKAQPEDQPGSIILAKEPVLEANFARAIASLSKAQAKKVARFLPNPERHWGPKLRAGRQITSKHISLLGADAVNGALSHADSEEPNAKRSKVEEDPAPNQ; encoded by the exons ATGGCGACAGATCTTAGTGAATTCACCATCATCAAGGAGGGAGAGGCTGAGATTCTCATGCACGCGAAGAATGAAGTCTTTTTCAATAAGACCCAG GTTAACAACAGAGACCTATCCATAGCTGTCCTTAGGGCATTTATATCAAAACACAAGCAGGAGCATGAGGCAAAAATATCAAGAAGAGCCAAATCAGCACAAAAGATTTCTGAAAATAATGGTTCTGAAATTGTTATGGATGAAGCTTCGAACGAATCTGCAACAAATGATGAAAAGTGCAATACAGATTGTGATGCTCATGAAAAACTATCAAATGAATGTGGGAGTCCAATGTTGCCAGAAGAACAGAAAGAGAACGTAGAGGGAAAAGAACGAAGAGATGCCAAGCCTATTAGAGTTCTTGAg gCCTTGTCAGCTTCTGGGCTAAGAGCCTTAAGATATGCTCGTGAAGTAGAGGGGATTGGTCAAGTTGTGGCGCTAGACAATGATaaag CATCGGTTGAAGCTTGTCGGAGAAACATCAAGTTTAATGGTTCAGTAGCATGTGCAAAAGTGGAATCACATCTTACTGATGCTCGTGTTTATATGCTTACTCATCCAAATGAATTTGACATG GTTGATCTGGATCCTTATGGTTCACCTTCTATTTTCTTGGATTCTGCCGTTCAATCTGTTGTTGATGGTGGCATGCTGATGTGCACCGCAACTGATATGGCAGTCCTTTGCGGGGGGAATGGAGAAGTTTGCTATTCCAA ATATGGTTCCTATCCTTTGAGAGGGAAATATTGCCACGAAATGGCTTTAAGAATCCTCCTTGCCTGCATTGAG AGCCATGCAAATAGATACAAGCGGTATATTGTTCCTGTCCTATCTGTCCAGATGGATTTCTATGTTCGGGTTTTTGTTCGTGTTTACAC TTCCGCAAGTGCAATGAAAAATACTCCCCTTAAGCTCTCATATGTTTATCAGTGCACTGGTTGTGATTCTTTCCATCTCCAGCAGATCGGGAGAAGCGTCTCCAAG AATAACAGCGTCAGGTATTTACCTGGTTTTGGTCCTTCTGTTCCTCAAGAGTGCAGTGATTGTGGGAAGAAATTCAACATGGGCGGGCCTATCTGGTCTGCTCCAATCCACGATCAAGAGTGGGTTACCTCCATGCTAGCTGATGTGAGGTCTATGAAGGACACTTATCCTGCATATGATCGTATATCTGCTGTATTGACAACAATTTCAGAG GAACTGATGGATGTTCCTTTATTTTTGAGTCTACACAACCTCTGTGCAACATTGAAGTGCACATCTCCATCAGCTGTAAATTTCCGTTCTGCAGTTATTAATGCAGGATATCGCATATCGGGCACTCATGTGAATCCTTTAGGACTGAAATCAGATGCTCCCATGAGTGTTATTTGGGACATAATGCGTTGCTGG GTCAAAAACCATCCTGTAAAAGCTCAACCTGAAGATCAGCCAGGAAGTATCATTCTCGCCAAGGAACCAGTTCTTGAA GCTAATTTTGCTAGAGCTATAGCATCTCTTAGCAAGGCACAGGCAAAGAAAGTTGCACGCTTCCTTCCAAATCCCGAAAGACATTGGGGCCCAAAGCTGAGAGCAGGTCGTCAAATCACGAGTAAGCACATCTCTCTACTAGGTGCTGATGCAGTAAATGGAGCTCTTAGCCATGCAGATTCTGAAGAGCCTAATGCTAAACGTTCCAAGGTAGAAGAAGATCCAGCTCCCAATCAGTAA
- the LOC111791493 gene encoding proline-rich protein 4-like: MICLLILIALNFSLLDLSQARHHNNLPSAAVVGTVFCDTCFQDTFSKTSHFISGATVAVECGNGGSNPSFRDEVKTDKTGEFKIQLPVSVRKIEECYVRLIRSSEPYCAVAARAKSSSLKLKSRKQGMHVFSAGFFTFKPLKQPKLCSHNSHFNEFDDTKQVVDFPGLPAPIQNPTVPNVPRIYDNLPPLPLLPGLPPLPQLPPLPPLPPLPVFPLFPPKKDDENVQTPKISQNPDLFHPQTLLPIPSLKPFRPHFVMPPHKLRHHPLTHGPTPPSAAAAAGELAPSPPLPFSLPSIPNMPEISSPPKQTSP; the protein is encoded by the exons ATGATTTGCCTCCTCATTTTAATCGCTCTCAACTTCAGTCTCCTCGACCTCTCACAGGCCAGGCACCACAACAACCTCCCTTCCGCCGCAGTCGTCGGTACCGTCTTCTGCGACACGTGTTTTCAAGACACGTTTTCTAAGACAAGTCACTTCATTTCAG GCGCGACGGTGGCTGTCGAATGTGGCAATGGGGGATCGAACCCGAGTTTTAGAGACGAAGTAAAGACAGACAAAACAGGGGAATTCAAGATTCAGCTGCCAGTTTCAGTGAGGAAGATTGAGGAATGTTATGTGCGGTTAATAAGAAGCAGTGAACCATATTGTGCGGTGGCTGCAAGAGCCAAATCATCATCGCTTAAGCTCAAGTCAAGAAAACAAGGCATGCATGTGTTCTCGGCTGGATTCTTCACTTTCAAGCCTCTTAAACAGCCAAAACTTTGCAGCCATAACTCacattttaatgaatttgatgACACGAAACAAGTCGTTGACTTCCCGGGGTTACCGGCTCCGATCCAGAACCCGACCGTGCCGAACGTTCCTCGGATTTACGATAACCTTCCGCCTCTACCTCTTCTTCCTGGACTTCCTCCATTGCCTCAACTTCCTCCTCTCCCTCCTCTTCCACCTCTCCCTGTTTTTCCATTGTTTCCACCAAAAAAGGATGATGAAAATGTACAAACTCCAAAGATAAGTCAAAACCCGGACCTGTTTCATCCACAAACTCTCCTTCCAATTCCATCTTTAAAGCCTTTCAGGCCACATTTTGTTATGCCTCCACATAAGCTGCGCCACCATCCTCTCACGCATGGTCCTACACCGCCCTCAGCCGCTGCCGCGGCGGGCGAGTTGGCTCCGTCCCCGCCGCTCCCTTTTTCACTCCCATCCATCCCTAACATGCCCGAGATCTCCTCACCTCCAAAGCAAACTTCtccttaa
- the LOC111811587 gene encoding transcription factor MYB59-like, whose amino-acid sequence MDAEEKEWRKGPWTPEEDKLLSEYVKVHGEGRWTSVATGSRLNRTGKSCRLRWVNYLRPGLKRGHLTPLEEGIIIELHALWGNKWSTIARYLPGRTDNEIKNYWRTHFKKMKPKREAQMVVPQPDNKTSPPISFEQDREEKDMMKPYERDNDELGMVFTEPAAMAADQSYLSMVYEDFATWAAAAAAEESYLWGGLWEDSNNLL is encoded by the exons atggatgcagaagaaaaagaatggaggAAGGGACCATGGACTCCTGAGGAAGACAAGTTGTTGTCTGAATACGTTAAAGTGCATGGCGAAGGAAGATGGACTTCTGTTGCCACTGGTTCAC GTTTGAATAGAACGGGAAAAAGTTGCAGATTGAGATGGGTGAATTATCTTAGACCAGGTCTTAAGAGAGGCCATCTCACTCCTCTTGAGGAAGGCATTATCATAGAACTTCACGCTCTTTGGGGCAACAA ATGGTCAACCATAGCAAGATATTTACCGGGAAGAACtgataatgaaataaaaaattactgGAGAACGCATTTCAAGAAGATGAAGCCAAAGAGAGAGGCTCAAATGGTTGTTCCACAACCAGACAACAAAACATCACCACCAATCAGCTTTGAACAAGAcagagaggagaaagatatGATGAAGCCATATGAAAGAGACAATGATGAATTAGGGATGGTTTTTACAGAGCCTGCAGCCATGGCGGCTGATCAGAGCTACTTGTCAATGGTGTATGAAGATTTTGCAACTTGGGCGGCAGCTGCGGCGGCGGAAGAGAGCTACTTATGGGGTGGCCTTTGGGAAGATTCAAACAACCTTTTGTAA
- the LOC111807371 gene encoding E3 ubiquitin-protein ligase At3g02290: MGAVCCCLSMDDFEDYVNPNSSVYRNCTCLSCFIQNFLNAYTLIFRRGEVHPVSSSIQGATSMSSASSTDNSLSEIYRSPPRPLPYDADPRYIRLQRDGLISRREKGSSHLHEESEPLRGEVDTDSDSLGSAGKWNGSACLDESKENLGKSSLKIPSTKSTTGAGYAYTSSEDEDVCPTCLEEYTSENPKIVTKCCHHFHLGCIYEWMERSDNCPVCGKVMAFDETT; encoded by the exons ATGGGTGCTGTCTGCTGCTGTTTGAGCATGGACGATTTTGAAGACTATGTCAATCCTAATAGTTCGGTATATAGGAATTGCACCTGTCTTAGTTGCTTCATTCAGAATTTCTTAAACGCC TACACATTGATTTTTCGAAGAGGAGAAGTGCATCCTGTCTCTTCATCAATTCAAGGGGCGACATCCATGAGTTCTGCATCATCGACAGATAACTCTTTATCTGAAATATACCGCTCACCTCCAAGGCCATTGCCATATGATGCTGACCCCAGATACATCCGCTTGCAGCGGGATGGATTGATTTCTAGACGCGAGAAGGGCTCAAGCCATTTACATGAGGAGTCAGAACCTCTAAGAGGTGAAGTAGATACAGATTCAGATTCTTTGGGCTCGGCAGGCAAATGGAATGGATCTGCTTGTCTTGACGAATCTAAAGAAAATCTTGGCAAGTCATCTCTAAAGATCCCATCAACTAAATCTACCACTGGAGCAGGGTATGCTTATACATCTTCGGAAGACGAGGATGTCTGTCCAACATGTCTTGaag AATATACCTCAGAGAATCCCAAGATAGTGACAAAATGCTGTCATCACTTTCACCTTGGATGTATCTATGAGTGGATGGAGAGAAGTGATAACTGCCCAGTTTGTGGCAAG GTAATGGCATTTGATGAAACGACTTGA